In Vibrio japonicus, one DNA window encodes the following:
- a CDS encoding formate dehydrogenase accessory sulfurtransferase FdhD, with protein sequence MVKPNIIKTSENPQQTIEVEVYDEYGERLVKQIACERPLTVMLNWKEVVTLMTIGSRPESLVLGYLKNQSFLHDPTLLESVIIDWETHTAAVITKENTEQVESALKKKTVTSGCGQGTMYGNVMKQLENYQVPQVALKQSEIYSALEALTHYNDTYKKAGAVHGCAVCKADEVLSFVEDVGRHNAVDTLAGEMWINGESGEDKIFYTTGRLTSEMVIKVAQMGIPVLLSRSGVTQMGLDLARQFGITTIARAKGLRFQVFTGAEKIEFDVKGSMQD encoded by the coding sequence GTGGTGAAACCTAACATAATCAAAACCAGTGAAAATCCTCAACAGACTATCGAAGTGGAAGTCTATGATGAATATGGAGAAAGGCTCGTAAAGCAAATCGCGTGTGAGCGACCTCTTACCGTGATGTTGAACTGGAAAGAAGTGGTGACCCTCATGACGATTGGCTCTCGGCCAGAATCCTTAGTGTTGGGCTATTTGAAGAATCAGAGCTTTCTACACGACCCAACGTTGCTTGAGTCAGTGATCATTGATTGGGAAACCCATACCGCCGCGGTCATTACCAAAGAAAATACCGAACAAGTCGAGAGTGCGTTAAAGAAAAAGACGGTTACGTCTGGGTGCGGTCAAGGCACTATGTATGGCAATGTCATGAAGCAGCTAGAGAATTACCAAGTTCCGCAAGTGGCGCTCAAACAGTCTGAAATCTACTCCGCACTCGAAGCGCTTACCCATTACAACGATACGTATAAAAAAGCAGGAGCAGTTCATGGCTGCGCCGTCTGTAAAGCAGATGAGGTGCTCTCTTTCGTCGAAGATGTAGGTCGACACAACGCGGTTGATACGTTGGCCGGAGAAATGTGGATCAATGGCGAATCTGGCGAAGATAAAATTTTCTACACAACTGGACGCCTGACGTCTGAAATGGTGATTAAAGTTGCTCAAATGGGTATTCCGGTTTTATTGTCACGTTCCGGTGTTACCCAAATGGGACTGGATTTAGCGCGTCAGTTTGGCATTACGACAATTGCTCGTGCGAAAGGGCTTCGCTTCCAAGTGTTTACTGGCGCTGAAAAGATTGAATTTGATGTGAAAGGCAGTATGCAGGATTAA